The Streptomyces sp. NL15-2K genome contains a region encoding:
- a CDS encoding GAF and ANTAR domain-containing protein, with the protein MSVVDVCTAAVAALPVGGAGLSAMSKAAASHPLCSTDDISEQLEELQLTLGEGPCVDAFVRGSAVLTPDLLTTELQDHWTVFADAALEAGARAVFSLPLQKGAIRPGVLDLYANIPTVLDAEELADALAFADLATLLLLDTRIDETGAPTGGPTGGRTGRPTPDRGFEDLGAYRAEIDQATGMLTAQLGVGIEEAFVRLRAYAYAQGRRLADVAADVVARRLRFSPDAEPDQDEEET; encoded by the coding sequence GTGAGTGTGGTGGACGTATGCACCGCGGCCGTGGCCGCGCTGCCGGTCGGCGGGGCCGGGCTGTCGGCGATGTCCAAGGCCGCGGCGAGCCATCCGTTGTGCAGCACCGACGACATCAGCGAGCAACTGGAGGAGCTCCAGCTCACGCTGGGCGAGGGGCCCTGCGTGGACGCCTTTGTACGCGGCTCGGCCGTCCTGACACCCGATCTGCTCACCACTGAACTTCAGGATCACTGGACCGTGTTCGCCGATGCGGCCCTGGAAGCCGGAGCCCGCGCGGTGTTCTCGCTCCCTCTGCAGAAGGGAGCGATCAGACCGGGGGTTCTGGACCTGTACGCCAACATTCCGACCGTACTGGACGCGGAGGAGCTGGCCGACGCACTGGCGTTCGCCGATCTCGCGACGCTGCTCCTGCTCGACACAAGGATCGACGAGACGGGCGCACCGACCGGCGGGCCGACCGGCGGACGGACCGGCAGGCCGACGCCGGACCGCGGCTTCGAGGACCTGGGCGCATACCGAGCGGAGATCGACCAGGCCACCGGGATGCTCACTGCTCAGCTCGGAGTCGGCATCGAAGAAGCCTTCGTGCGGCTCCGCGCCTACGCCTATGCGCAGGGACGTCGGCTCGCGGACGTGGCCGCCGACGTGGTGGCCCGACGGCTTCGTTTCTCCCCGGACGCGGAGCCGGATCAGGACGAGGAGGAAACCTGA
- a CDS encoding PRC-barrel domain-containing protein: MIHSADIREWRNRSVVDPKGHKIGVLEAVYVDTTTDEPAMATVRTGLPTRHHLAFVPLDEATLGPDYVKVSYTKTLVKKAPSVGMDDILPAESEEAIFQHYDMPYQTGAGGERQLARR; the protein is encoded by the coding sequence ATGATCCATTCAGCCGATATCCGTGAGTGGCGCAACCGCAGCGTCGTCGACCCGAAGGGCCACAAGATCGGCGTACTCGAAGCGGTCTACGTCGACACCACCACCGACGAACCGGCCATGGCCACGGTCCGCACCGGACTCCCCACCCGCCACCACCTGGCCTTCGTCCCCCTCGACGAGGCGACCCTCGGACCGGACTACGTCAAGGTCTCCTACACCAAGACGCTGGTGAAGAAAGCGCCCTCGGTCGGCATGGACGACATCCTGCCCGCCGAGTCGGAGGAAGCGATCTTCCAGCACTACGACATGCCTTACCAGACGGGCGCAGGCGGCGAGCGGCAACTCGCGCGCCGCTGA
- a CDS encoding phosphotransferase has protein sequence MNFSAIPMERGGAVCLLILDGGTRWRLPEHRHPEPGEVNSWIRHRFGVEVSTLDVLRIPPETSPGGDRDAPPSYLFVHETHSAGPALPPGARWAPVAELADPRRALPAHHRMLGLWSARRHRREGGGGQGDEWLPWQRPGWFTRATAWAVAELRGLGIETVGPAEQDGFRAWSCQLRLPTTAGVVHLKASPPPHGHEPGLTRLLAEWFPGAVPSVLAWDPGGRLMLTSDFGPVRRPEGAARIVADFGRVARRIGLIQRDSAARTAQLAATGCPAHRLARLPDMFEKLITQASAEQGELAGEESLRLRRLVPGFARDCARLALLGLPETLVHHDLWRGNFRVDGDEALLFDWADSVLAHPFLQLDVLLGDLAAALGSTAAHGTVLDSYLTAWTGHRPPGELREGAALAGAVAPVSRALLMRDRLAGAPPHIRRRYRGAIAAPLRACLAGRERTPESATRGNSRGNSRGN, from the coding sequence GTGAATTTCAGCGCCATCCCCATGGAACGCGGCGGCGCCGTATGTCTGCTGATCCTCGACGGCGGAACGCGCTGGAGACTGCCCGAGCACCGGCACCCCGAGCCGGGCGAGGTGAACTCCTGGATCCGCCACCGCTTCGGAGTGGAGGTCAGCACTCTGGACGTCCTGCGGATCCCCCCGGAGACCTCACCCGGCGGCGACAGGGACGCGCCGCCTTCGTACCTCTTCGTACACGAGACGCACAGCGCCGGCCCGGCCCTGCCCCCCGGTGCACGCTGGGCGCCCGTGGCGGAGCTGGCCGATCCCCGCCGCGCCCTGCCCGCCCACCACCGGATGCTCGGTCTCTGGTCCGCGCGCCGACACCGCCGCGAGGGCGGCGGAGGTCAGGGAGACGAGTGGCTGCCCTGGCAGCGCCCGGGGTGGTTCACCAGGGCCACCGCCTGGGCGGTGGCGGAGCTGCGCGGGCTCGGCATCGAGACCGTGGGCCCCGCCGAACAGGACGGATTCCGGGCCTGGTCCTGCCAGCTCCGGCTGCCGACCACGGCCGGCGTGGTCCATCTCAAGGCGAGCCCGCCACCGCACGGCCACGAACCCGGGCTTACCCGGCTGCTGGCCGAGTGGTTCCCCGGAGCGGTCCCCTCCGTGCTGGCCTGGGACCCCGGAGGGCGTCTGATGCTGACGTCGGACTTCGGCCCGGTGCGCCGTCCGGAAGGGGCGGCCCGCATCGTCGCCGACTTCGGGAGGGTGGCCCGGCGAATCGGCCTGATACAGCGGGACTCGGCGGCGAGGACGGCCCAGCTCGCCGCCACCGGCTGTCCCGCGCACCGGCTCGCCCGGCTGCCGGACATGTTCGAGAAGCTGATCACGCAGGCGTCCGCCGAGCAGGGGGAGCTGGCCGGCGAGGAGTCGCTACGGCTGCGGCGCCTCGTCCCCGGGTTCGCCCGTGACTGCGCGCGGCTGGCACTCCTCGGCCTCCCGGAGACGCTCGTCCACCACGACCTGTGGCGGGGCAACTTCCGGGTCGACGGTGACGAGGCGCTGCTGTTCGACTGGGCCGACAGCGTGCTGGCCCATCCCTTCCTCCAACTGGACGTACTGCTCGGCGATCTGGCCGCCGCCCTGGGCTCGACGGCGGCCCACGGAACGGTCCTCGACAGCTACCTCACGGCCTGGACCGGACACCGACCGCCGGGGGAGTTGCGCGAAGGCGCCGCCCTGGCGGGAGCCGTCGCCCCGGTCAGCCGCGCCCTGCTCATGCGTGACCGGCTGGCCGGGGCACCCCCGCACATCCGCCGCCGCTACCGGGGCGCGATCGCCGCACCCCTGCGCGCCTGCCTCGCCGGGCGGGAGCGCACACCCGAGTCCGCCACACGAGGGAACTCACGAGGGAACTCACGAGGGAACTGA
- a CDS encoding alpha/beta hydrolase has translation MPSRPTPAFRRTVRTTAACAAVLTMLTYPGPTARAEQPRQQQRVHWLPCDQVLKPAPPLDPDIADCAVRQVPRDHAHPAGKTVGVVMLRHKAKDPANRLGTLFVNPGGPGQSGLHFAYRAEKYLTPEVLARYDVIGFDPRGVGQSAAVKCFTSQEEADAALGGKHEPPLTPGETAATLHAERAYTDACARDGGPLLPHMTTADVARDLDLLRQGVGAQRLNFAGFSYGSMIGATYANLFPRHTGALILDGNIDPLLRMTDGVEYDRQRAVGAEEVLTAFLRACAGEPDRCAFGGGAPAAAFDAIRHRLRQGPLTLPDGKVVDFGGFGDQVLGRLSAGDLSGLARWLHTLHAAVSQAPSPRSKGAARVAPESPKSAAQVAPENPKSAAQVAPESPKSAAQVAPESPKSAAHVAPEKRTAYRGNDSGNAVNCGEKPYPLPAGVWPALAERWERTSPTFGRSQAFDALPCATWPVRASDNTGAYTGPWDRPVARTALVIGNRFDPVTPYSFAETMAARLADARLLGVDMYGHTAMGLNACVDRLATRYLTEGDVPPDGTVCPADAPPFG, from the coding sequence ATGCCCAGCCGACCCACCCCGGCCTTCCGTCGCACCGTCCGAACCACCGCAGCCTGCGCCGCCGTCCTGACCATGCTGACGTACCCCGGGCCGACCGCCCGCGCGGAGCAGCCGCGCCAGCAGCAGCGCGTGCACTGGCTGCCGTGCGATCAGGTGCTGAAGCCGGCGCCCCCGCTGGACCCGGACATCGCCGACTGCGCGGTGCGGCAGGTGCCGCGCGATCACGCGCACCCGGCCGGGAAAACCGTCGGCGTGGTCATGCTCCGGCACAAGGCCAAGGACCCGGCCAACCGCCTGGGCACCCTCTTCGTCAACCCCGGCGGACCCGGCCAGTCGGGGCTGCACTTCGCCTACCGGGCGGAGAAATACCTGACCCCCGAGGTCCTCGCACGGTACGACGTGATCGGCTTCGACCCGCGCGGAGTGGGACAGAGCGCGGCCGTGAAGTGCTTCACCAGCCAGGAAGAGGCCGACGCCGCGCTCGGCGGAAAGCACGAACCGCCGCTGACCCCCGGCGAGACGGCGGCGACGCTGCACGCCGAGCGGGCCTACACCGACGCCTGCGCGCGCGACGGCGGCCCCCTGCTCCCGCACATGACCACCGCCGATGTCGCCCGCGACCTGGACCTGCTGCGCCAGGGCGTCGGCGCCCAGCGCCTGAACTTCGCCGGGTTCTCCTACGGCTCGATGATCGGCGCCACGTACGCCAACCTCTTCCCACGGCACACCGGAGCGCTGATCCTCGACGGCAACATCGACCCCCTGCTGCGCATGACGGACGGTGTCGAGTACGACCGGCAGCGGGCCGTCGGCGCGGAAGAGGTACTGACGGCGTTCCTGCGTGCCTGCGCGGGCGAACCCGACCGGTGCGCCTTCGGCGGGGGAGCCCCCGCCGCGGCCTTCGACGCGATCCGCCACAGGCTGCGGCAGGGACCACTCACCCTTCCGGACGGCAAGGTGGTCGACTTCGGCGGCTTCGGCGATCAGGTGCTCGGCAGGCTGTCGGCAGGCGACCTGTCAGGACTGGCCCGTTGGCTGCACACCCTCCACGCCGCGGTCTCCCAGGCGCCGTCGCCTCGTTCGAAGGGGGCGGCACGCGTGGCCCCCGAGAGCCCGAAGAGTGCGGCCCAGGTGGCGCCCGAGAATCCGAAGAGTGCGGCCCAGGTGGCGCCCGAGAGTCCGAAGAGTGCGGCCCAGGTGGCGCCCGAGAGTCCGAAGAGTGCGGCCCACGTGGCCCCCGAAAAGAGGACCGCCTATCGCGGCAACGACTCCGGCAATGCCGTGAACTGCGGTGAGAAGCCGTACCCGTTGCCCGCCGGAGTGTGGCCGGCGCTGGCGGAGCGATGGGAGCGGACCAGCCCGACCTTCGGGCGGTCACAGGCGTTCGACGCCCTGCCCTGCGCCACCTGGCCCGTGCGGGCGAGCGACAACACCGGCGCCTACACCGGCCCCTGGGACCGTCCTGTCGCGCGCACCGCGCTGGTCATCGGCAACCGGTTCGACCCGGTCACTCCGTACTCCTTCGCCGAAACCATGGCTGCCCGGCTCGCCGACGCACGTCTGCTCGGCGTCGACATGTACGGACACACCGCGATGGGGCTCAACGCTTGCGTGGACCGCTTGGCCACCCGGTACCTCACCGAGGGCGACGTTCCCCCCGACGGCACGGTGTGCCCGGCGGACGCCCCGCCCTTCGGGTGA
- a CDS encoding STAS domain-containing protein yields MPLSQLTVHRRDQRKQALITLSGEIDLESAPLVRESLERCLRDGIRTIDVDLTPVTFCDCSGLNSFLHAAQQTTVAGGTLRLHHPPTTLARILDLAGCGFLLLNPPFDHLPSPLGDSPAAPRPAPPHRSVPLAPVLSGDVR; encoded by the coding sequence ATGCCCCTCTCACAGCTCACCGTCCACCGCCGTGACCAAAGGAAACAGGCGCTGATCACCCTGTCCGGTGAGATCGACCTCGAATCCGCGCCGTTGGTGCGCGAGTCCCTGGAACGGTGCCTGCGGGACGGTATCCGCACCATCGACGTCGACCTCACCCCCGTCACCTTCTGCGACTGCAGCGGACTCAACTCATTCCTCCACGCTGCGCAGCAGACCACCGTGGCCGGTGGGACCCTGCGACTGCACCATCCGCCGACGACACTGGCTCGGATTCTCGACCTGGCCGGCTGCGGGTTCCTGCTCCTCAACCCTCCGTTCGACCACCTGCCATCTCCTCTCGGCGACAGCCCGGCCGCGCCCCGTCCGGCCCCGCCGCACCGCTCTGTCCCGCTTGCGCCTGTTCTCTCGGGCGATGTGCGATGA
- a CDS encoding ANTAR domain-containing protein: MVMALAPCSSERAWDLLVDVSQHCNIKLRDVAAALVATTKDRMLPEPIQRELRRALRRLHAADRR, translated from the coding sequence ATGGTGATGGCCCTGGCGCCGTGTTCCAGCGAGAGGGCCTGGGACTTGCTGGTGGACGTGTCGCAGCACTGCAACATCAAGCTCCGGGACGTGGCCGCGGCCCTGGTCGCCACGACGAAGGACCGGATGCTGCCGGAACCGATACAGCGGGAGCTGCGCCGAGCACTGAGGCGCCTCCACGCGGCGGACCGGAGATGA
- a CDS encoding PP2C family protein-serine/threonine phosphatase: protein MAEGERRPDEGVLDRSEGFGERLLGVLLDRAHEMPPQLIAPLIAEEVARVGGRDVSILLQDYGQLVLVPLPGRRLMVGEPEPIGDSPAGTAFLHATTVEVPQSDGIRMYLPLLDGSDQVGVMALTLVAVDDDDRRLLRRLAGLVADMLVTKHSYTDQFFFARRREPMSLAAEIQWSLLPPLAMSVPRVAVAGILEPAYDVAGDSFGYALNEDILHVAMVDAMGHGLDAATMATVAVGAYRHARRADIGLSEIYTFMDRAIAEQFGPDHFVTAQMMRLNITTGHLQWVNAGHPAPLLIRDDKVVRQLAGPTTLPVGFGGEEPRISGQMLQRGDRVLCFTDGLIEEHEAGEEQLIHWVNRIEHTEKGVRAVVRSLSHALKQERGGRTTDDATLFLIEWRGAAADHLALL from the coding sequence ATGGCGGAAGGTGAGCGCCGACCCGACGAGGGCGTGCTGGACCGGTCGGAAGGGTTCGGTGAGCGGCTGCTGGGGGTGCTGCTGGACCGGGCACACGAGATGCCGCCGCAGCTGATCGCCCCGCTGATCGCGGAGGAGGTGGCCAGGGTCGGTGGCCGCGACGTCTCGATCCTGCTGCAGGACTATGGGCAGCTGGTGTTGGTGCCGTTGCCGGGTCGGCGGCTGATGGTCGGCGAGCCTGAGCCGATCGGTGACTCTCCGGCCGGCACAGCCTTTCTGCACGCGACCACTGTCGAGGTGCCGCAGTCCGACGGCATCCGGATGTACCTGCCGTTGCTGGACGGCAGCGACCAGGTGGGCGTGATGGCCCTCACCCTGGTCGCCGTCGATGACGACGACCGGCGGCTGCTGCGCAGGCTCGCCGGCCTGGTCGCCGACATGCTGGTCACCAAGCACAGCTACACCGATCAGTTCTTCTTCGCCCGGCGCCGCGAACCGATGAGCCTGGCCGCGGAGATCCAGTGGTCCCTGCTGCCGCCGCTGGCGATGTCCGTCCCGCGGGTCGCGGTGGCCGGAATCCTGGAGCCCGCCTACGACGTCGCAGGCGACAGCTTCGGCTACGCCCTCAACGAGGACATCCTGCACGTGGCCATGGTCGATGCGATGGGCCACGGCCTGGACGCCGCCACGATGGCGACCGTCGCCGTCGGGGCCTACCGGCACGCCAGACGTGCCGACATCGGCCTGTCCGAGATCTACACGTTCATGGACCGGGCCATCGCCGAGCAGTTCGGGCCCGACCACTTCGTCACCGCCCAGATGATGCGTCTGAACATCACGACGGGCCACCTGCAGTGGGTCAACGCGGGCCATCCCGCACCGCTGCTGATCCGTGACGACAAGGTCGTCCGGCAACTGGCAGGCCCAACCACCTTGCCCGTCGGCTTCGGCGGTGAAGAGCCCCGGATCAGCGGGCAGATGCTCCAACGCGGCGACCGAGTACTGTGCTTCACCGACGGCCTGATCGAGGAGCACGAAGCTGGCGAAGAACAACTCATCCACTGGGTCAACCGCATCGAACACACCGAGAAGGGAGTACGAGCGGTGGTGCGCTCCCTCTCCCACGCCCTGAAGCAGGAGCGCGGCGGCCGCACCACCGACGACGCGACCCTCTTCCTGATCGAATGGCGAGGGGCCGCCGCCGACCACCTCGCGCTCCTGTAG
- a CDS encoding DUF5994 family protein, with amino-acid sequence MDSTEGISHAGFHAGSSSAKDETRAAAEAARRRVRIMSATLLPPLPQPEPVAAPAARLALKTDGTSRGLLDGAWWPRSRDLLSELPALTDVLDPLWGRITRIAVNPEHWPVIPGKVPVDGHIVKVGWFTPEIDPHKLLLLSYGTGRWDLLVIPPETGAESAARLMAAASDYDGPPLTASALIAADQARHGVSATDGPLDPDAAWEYEGGASAAAAAVPEQTGPPGRVSRVSRLIVGM; translated from the coding sequence GTGGACAGTACTGAGGGCATTTCGCACGCTGGCTTCCACGCCGGGTCGTCCTCGGCGAAAGATGAAACCCGGGCCGCCGCAGAGGCGGCCCGGAGACGGGTCCGCATCATGTCGGCGACCTTGCTTCCACCACTGCCGCAACCCGAGCCCGTCGCAGCCCCGGCCGCGCGTCTCGCCCTGAAGACCGACGGCACCTCCCGTGGACTCCTGGACGGTGCCTGGTGGCCCCGCTCCCGGGACCTGCTGAGCGAACTGCCCGCACTGACCGACGTGCTGGACCCCTTGTGGGGCCGCATCACCCGCATCGCCGTCAACCCCGAGCACTGGCCGGTCATCCCCGGCAAGGTTCCCGTGGACGGCCACATCGTCAAGGTCGGCTGGTTCACCCCGGAAATCGACCCGCACAAGCTGCTGTTGCTCTCCTACGGCACCGGCCGTTGGGACCTGTTGGTCATCCCGCCCGAGACCGGCGCGGAGTCGGCGGCCCGTCTGATGGCTGCCGCGTCCGACTACGACGGCCCGCCACTGACCGCGAGCGCGCTCATCGCCGCGGACCAGGCCCGGCACGGCGTCTCCGCGACCGACGGGCCACTGGACCCGGACGCGGCATGGGAGTACGAGGGCGGCGCCTCGGCGGCGGCCGCGGCCGTTCCGGAACAGACCGGTCCGCCCGGTCGGGTTAGTCGGGTCAGCCGCCTGATCGTCGGTATGTGA
- a CDS encoding CsbD family protein, translating into MTVSRTIRNQAQTMKGRITEELGRVTRNRRLQRRGRTDRVSGSLKQAVEKAKGAFRRSGSGPR; encoded by the coding sequence ATGACCGTTTCACGGACCATCAGGAACCAGGCGCAGACGATGAAGGGCAGGATCACGGAAGAGCTCGGCCGGGTCACCCGCAACAGGCGACTGCAGCGCCGCGGCAGGACCGACCGGGTCTCCGGAAGCCTGAAACAGGCCGTCGAGAAGGCCAAGGGCGCCTTCAGGCGTAGCGGAAGCGGCCCTCGATGA
- a CDS encoding YhjD/YihY/BrkB family envelope integrity protein: MISRSPVGRGWRRSREIELWSRSLGFAALGFLTLVPLLIIVSSADPERGRGFAQWLGEGLGVSTSSRQQVEQLFIRPGQALRTTTAFGIAALAVFGLTFGAAVQTGYEKVWDLPPARWWARWRHVVWLGVLTGYLYVSATTTLRREPLAGGAVASLSAVLLLWWSQRLLLGGRIRWRALLPGAVATVIGLLGLRVFSRLVFSPLIASNAVTYGPVGTVLVIQSWLVGVGVVVFGGALVGRLLYEELPRMAHALKRRR; this comes from the coding sequence ATGATCAGCCGTTCGCCCGTCGGGCGCGGATGGCGGCGGAGCAGGGAAATTGAGCTGTGGTCGCGCTCGCTGGGCTTTGCCGCGCTGGGGTTTCTCACGCTGGTGCCGCTGCTGATCATTGTCTCCTCCGCCGACCCCGAGCGCGGGCGGGGGTTCGCACAGTGGCTGGGGGAAGGGCTCGGCGTGTCGACGTCCTCCAGGCAGCAGGTCGAGCAGTTGTTCATCCGGCCCGGCCAGGCACTGCGGACCACGACCGCGTTCGGTATCGCCGCCCTTGCCGTGTTCGGTCTGACCTTCGGGGCGGCGGTGCAGACCGGATATGAGAAGGTCTGGGACCTGCCTCCGGCCCGCTGGTGGGCAAGGTGGCGGCATGTGGTGTGGCTCGGCGTCCTCACCGGATACCTCTACGTCTCCGCCACCACCACGCTGCGGCGTGAACCTCTGGCAGGTGGGGCCGTCGCGTCGCTGAGTGCCGTGCTGTTGCTGTGGTGGTCCCAGCGCCTGCTGCTCGGCGGGAGGATCCGCTGGCGTGCCCTGTTGCCCGGCGCCGTGGCCACCGTGATCGGGCTGCTCGGCCTGAGGGTCTTCTCCAGGCTCGTCTTCTCGCCGTTGATCGCATCCAACGCCGTCACCTACGGACCCGTCGGAACCGTCCTCGTCATCCAGTCCTGGCTGGTCGGCGTGGGTGTCGTCGTCTTCGGCGGGGCGCTGGTCGGTCGGCTGCTGTACGAGGAACTCCCACGCATGGCACACGCATTGAAACGGCGCAGATGA
- a CDS encoding GAF and ANTAR domain-containing protein, with translation MDQQLLAKTFVELADNLVADFDIIDFLRLLTDRCVGMLDASAAGVLLADREGRLRVMAASDERVRLLELFQLQNDEGPCLECFRTGVPVIVPDLGTATARWPRFAVAAQRSGFGAVQALPMRLRDEIVGALNLFRPAPGPFDPAAAPVAQALADVATISLLQQRTAQRSTVLNEQLQTALNSRVLIEQAKGKLAERQGIDMEQAFTALRGYARSHNRRLADVARALIDSSEPLTGLGS, from the coding sequence ATGGACCAACAGCTTCTGGCCAAGACCTTCGTCGAGCTGGCCGACAATCTGGTCGCCGACTTCGACATCATCGATTTCCTGCGCCTGCTGACCGACCGCTGCGTCGGCATGCTCGATGCGAGCGCCGCCGGGGTGCTGCTCGCCGACCGGGAGGGCAGACTCCGCGTCATGGCCGCCTCCGACGAACGGGTGCGCCTGCTGGAGCTCTTCCAGCTCCAGAACGACGAAGGCCCCTGCCTCGAATGCTTCCGCACCGGCGTACCGGTGATCGTCCCCGATCTCGGCACGGCGACCGCCCGCTGGCCGCGCTTCGCGGTGGCGGCCCAGCGCAGCGGGTTCGGGGCAGTCCAGGCTCTGCCCATGCGTTTGCGGGACGAGATCGTCGGCGCCCTGAACCTCTTCCGCCCCGCTCCCGGCCCCTTCGACCCGGCCGCCGCACCTGTCGCGCAGGCCCTGGCCGACGTCGCCACCATCAGCCTGCTGCAACAACGCACCGCTCAGCGCAGCACGGTGCTCAACGAACAACTGCAGACGGCGCTGAACAGCCGGGTACTGATCGAACAGGCCAAGGGGAAGCTCGCCGAACGCCAGGGCATCGACATGGAGCAGGCGTTCACCGCGCTGCGCGGCTACGCCCGCTCCCACAACCGGCGCCTGGCCGATGTGGCCCGCGCCCTCATCGACAGTTCCGAACCCCTCACCGGTCTGGGGTCCTGA
- a CDS encoding STAS domain-containing protein, translated as MTLPQLNIYRHDRGRRALITLAGEIGPATAPQVRAALERCLLDGITTIDVDLTTVGLCDNSGLSVFRDASRHAAETHASLRLHHPSPQTARLLTDSGCGLLLL; from the coding sequence ATGACTCTTCCGCAGCTGAACATCTACCGGCACGACCGGGGCAGGCGAGCACTGATCACCCTGGCCGGTGAGATCGGCCCGGCCACCGCGCCCCAGGTGCGCGCCGCTCTGGAGCGGTGCCTGCTTGACGGCATCACCACCATCGACGTCGATCTGACCACCGTCGGCCTCTGCGACAACAGCGGCCTGAGCGTCTTCCGCGATGCGTCGCGGCACGCCGCCGAGACCCACGCGTCCCTGCGGCTGCACCACCCGTCCCCGCAGACCGCACGGCTCCTCACGGACAGCGGCTGCGGTCTTCTGCTCCTGTGA
- a CDS encoding DUF5994 family protein, whose product MTATIEPTIIKERLPSASARLSLAPTGSVPALLDGAWWPRSRDLLREIPTLTNALDACWGRITHVTVNPAHWPVIPRKVPVTGHTVHVGWFADEQDPNKVILLSYTVGRLDLLVIPPETGPAAAARLMAAATVPGGIHTASGLMADEAIGHAAAEARSREEEWETDGGASRFGDRSRDRDLDFRPEEVRTWRQPSPSP is encoded by the coding sequence ATGACCGCGACCATCGAACCAACGATCATCAAAGAGCGCCTGCCTTCGGCGTCGGCCAGGCTGTCCCTGGCCCCGACCGGCTCGGTTCCAGCTCTCCTGGACGGCGCCTGGTGGCCCCGCTCCCGTGACCTCCTCCGGGAGATCCCCACTCTGACGAACGCGCTGGACGCGTGCTGGGGCCGGATCACCCACGTCACTGTGAACCCGGCCCACTGGCCCGTCATCCCGCGCAAGGTCCCCGTCACGGGGCACACGGTGCATGTCGGCTGGTTCGCCGACGAGCAGGACCCGAACAAAGTGATCCTCCTCTCCTACACGGTGGGCCGCCTGGACCTGCTGGTGATCCCTCCGGAGACGGGGCCGGCCGCCGCCGCCCGGCTGATGGCAGCAGCAACCGTTCCAGGAGGTATTCACACCGCCAGCGGTCTGATGGCCGACGAGGCCATCGGCCACGCCGCGGCGGAGGCTCGGAGCCGGGAGGAGGAATGGGAGACCGACGGCGGAGCCAGCCGCTTCGGCGACCGGAGCCGCGATCGGGATCTTGACTTCCGCCCTGAGGAGGTGAGGACGTGGAGACAGCCGTCACCGTCGCCGTGA
- a CDS encoding DUF5994 family protein yields the protein MSATASPPPLRAVPFRTPTARLVLKPVSPSPGHVELDGAWWPRSRDLTSRAAGTSW from the coding sequence ATGTCCGCGACCGCCTCTCCTCCCCCGCTACGGGCCGTTCCCTTCAGGACCCCGACCGCGCGCCTCGTGCTGAAACCGGTGAGTCCTTCACCAGGGCACGTCGAGCTGGACGGCGCTTGGTGGCCTCGGTCACGTGACCTTACATCGCGGGCCGCTGGGACCTCCTGGTGA
- a CDS encoding DUF5994 family protein — protein MTTALQSSLPSHPLLRLRLASRSGMPRPIDGAWWPRSYDLLAELPSLLAGLPRAWGHITSVTVNGATWSAVPGRMLVSNQVVRLRRTVAASAPHTIVLLAPGRGRWDLLVVPPDTTEEAAEPLMAAAASGHD, from the coding sequence ATGACCACCGCACTGCAGTCCTCGCTCCCCTCCCACCCCCTCCTCCGGCTGCGTCTCGCATCCCGCAGCGGCATGCCCCGGCCCATCGACGGAGCGTGGTGGCCTCGCTCATACGACCTGCTCGCGGAACTCCCGTCGCTGCTCGCCGGGTTGCCTCGCGCATGGGGTCACATCACCAGCGTCACCGTCAACGGGGCGACATGGTCCGCGGTGCCCGGCCGGATGCTCGTCTCCAACCAGGTCGTACGACTGCGCAGGACCGTGGCGGCATCCGCCCCGCACACGATCGTCCTGCTCGCCCCCGGCCGGGGGCGCTGGGACCTGCTGGTCGTGCCTCCGGATACGACTGAGGAAGCCGCGGAACCGCTCATGGCAGCCGCGGCAAGTGGCCACGACTGA